The following proteins come from a genomic window of Daphnia carinata strain CSIRO-1 chromosome 8, CSIRO_AGI_Dcar_HiC_V3, whole genome shotgun sequence:
- the LOC130703974 gene encoding LOW QUALITY PROTEIN: glucosidase 2 subunit beta-like (The sequence of the model RefSeq protein was modified relative to this genomic sequence to represent the inferred CDS: deleted 1 base in 1 codon), whose product MFHKEFRAVVFQNVLILCASAVLWKQTTATATQVTRPRGVSLARASLYVPDSDFTCLDGSATIPFRYVNDDYCDCQDGSDEPGTSACPNGSFYCRNLGHEAMVVPSSRVNDGICDCCDAADEYQSGAKCINTCKELGSAAQEEAQRRYELESQGYAIKLEYINKGKQAKLSQQERNMALKAEQLEAEALRSEKEREKHEAEEPERQALDKYRQIEQEAMKEKEEIERSQRETEASKAFDWLDSNQDGKLQVEELQTHIAFDQNQDGTVSVEEAKFFLHNEEEMERNEFVTTGWPLIKPFIMKAQGLEAPSQPEQQAGEIPLPEDHHQEEPIQETEGEEGEEEEEEHEEEGEIVKPSPVTPSSIEYDAETQSLIEAANKARNDYDEADRRLRDLEREIRQLEESNSKDYGPNEEFQPMDGQCYEYSDREYTYKLCPFDNGSQRPKHGGSETRLGSWDSWDGPEGNKFAAMKYDKGVQCWNGPQRSLKVHLTCGMENQLLSVSEPNRCEYEMKFTTPAACSEPRKPNDDDSEIHDEL is encoded by the exons ATGTTTCATAAAGAATTTCGTGCCGtagtttttcaaaatgtgCTCATATTGTGTGCATCAGCAGTGCTTTGGAAACAAACAACGGCCACTGCTACCCAAGTGACACGTCCACGAGGAGTTTCGCTAGCAC GAGCTTCTCTGTACGTCCCAGACAGTGATTTCACTTGTTTGGATGGCAGTGCAACCATTCCGTTTAGATATGTCAATGATGATTACTGTGATTGCCAG GATGGTAGTGACGAACCAGGAACTTCTGCTTGTCCAAATGGCTCTTTCTATTGTCGAAATTTGGGCCATGAAGCAATGGTTGTCCCATCTTCCCGAGTCAATGATGGCATTTGTGATTGTTGTGATGCAGCAGATGAGTACCAGTCTGGTGCCAAATGCATTAACACCTGCAAAGAGCTTGGTTCAGCAGCCCAAGAAGAAGCCCAAAGAAG ATATGAGTTGGAAAGTCAAGGATATGCCATCAAACTGGAGTACATTAACAAGGGAAAACAGGCCAAGCTGTCTCAGCAAGAGAGAAATATGGCTTTGAAAGCTGAACAGCTAGAGGCAGAGGCTCTTCGTTCtgagaaggaaagagagaaacatgAAGCAGAAGAGCCCGAAAGACAAGCTCTAGACAAATATCGTCAAATTGAACAAGAAgccatgaaagaaaaagaagaaatagaaagatcCCAGCGGGAAACTGAAGCTTCGAAA GCATTTGATTGGCTGGACAGCAATCAGGATGGCAAACTTCAAGTTGAAGAACTGCAAACACACATAGCTTTTGATCAAAATCAAGATGGTACTGTCTCTGTTGAAGAAGCCAAATTCTTTTTAcataatgaagaagaaatggaaaggaATGAGTTTGTGACCACTGGTTGGCCTTTGATCAAACCCTTTATCATGAAAGCACAAGGCTTAGAAGCTCCTTCTCAGCCAGAGCAGCAAGCTGGGGAAATCCCATTACCT GAAGACCATCACCAAGAAGAACCTATCCAAGAg ACTGAGGGAGaggaaggagaagaagaagaagaggagcaTGAAGAAGAGGGAGAAATTGTGAAACCTTCTCCTGTTACCCCAAGTTCAATTGAGTACGATGCTGAAACACAGTCGCTAATTGAAG CTGCCAATAAAGCCCGTAATGACTATGATGAAGCTGATCGTCGGTTGAGAGATCTCGAGCGAGAAATCCGTCAGTTGGAAGAATCCAACTCCAAAGATTACGGGCCCAATGAAGAGTTCCAGCCGATGGACGGACAGTGCTACGAGTACAGCGACAGAGAATACACCTACAAGCTGTGCCCGTTCGACAACGGAAGTCAAAGGCCAAAACATGGAGGCAGTGAGACTCGCCTAGGTTCTTGGGATTCTTGGGACGGTCCGGAGGGAAACAAGTTCGCAGCCATGAAGTATGATAAAGGAGTTCAATGCTGGAATGGACCACAGCGTTCTCTCAAGGTTCACTTGACATGTGGAATGGAAAATCAACTTCTTTCTGTGTCCGAGCCGAACCGTTGTGAATACGAAATGAAATTCACGACACCAGCTGCCTGCAGTGAGCCACGAAAGCCGAACGACGATGACTCGGAAATTCACGACGAGTTGTAA
- the LOC130703969 gene encoding LOW QUALITY PROTEIN: intraflagellar transport protein 74 homolog (The sequence of the model RefSeq protein was modified relative to this genomic sequence to represent the inferred CDS: deleted 1 base in 1 codon): MERPQTRRGSSDTNSFWEQHQQEANTSQSGADGGIINSSSRPLTRMANEYGVQKSSGMVSAGFAQRISTVNRPGSRAGTATSGTNAMRAVTAYSHNTATADRPTTQQGLGGLKTASRGLPQRQIQDKSYYLGVLRAKMTEVNAEMGKLTKGIEKNNKELQSLPSLEKRVKEMATEITDLQSQAADLNLLQEKIAISSDASQMEIELQSLLIQNEREAHEAEDIFEIVKAVKEKIASLEREIQMENDEAEKFVTSLAPEDQEKYSQLKTEQNRLAKEVENTTTQLTVLEARARKLEEELRLSPVKEEMFQLRQSLFQLETKYEQMTEQDAKRLDPEGERAQLVASVKSDNAEVAAMELQIKEILAETERLRNELQEVDNTYEESQSERGQKYRDLRKREQVMDEFLSSWEDNCISEVDRLKELETLITQTLNKIGKQQSLMQLVPSISEYSTAKEDYLVKEGELEKSRATVEGIAVEYQRLQNNLQKMEDLENKVQNELKMLKEQLATIEMNSLKFTGVDDLRHEAEERRNRLLLEQEDLADKKSEIQARVSRLQAQCDNQQMELDKNETHVALHVFDEKLRLLEEENESISKYLTENEDLCNVTARRETTMDVVKTYLEGLQLIYTSAN; encoded by the exons ATGGAAAGACCTCAAACTCGACGTGGAAGCTCAGATACCAATTCCTTTTGGGAACAACATCAGCAGGAAGCCAATACCAGTCAAAGTGGTGCAGACGGTGGAATAATCAACTCGTCATCAAGACCATTAACACGAAtg GCGAACGAGTACGGAGTGCAAAAATCAAGTGGAATGGTGTCTGCTGGATTTGCACAAAGGATCTCTACCGTCAATCGCCCTGGATCTCGTGCTGGCACGGCTACATCAGGAACCAATGCTATGAGAGCAGTCACGGCTTACAGTcat AATACGGCAACAGCTGACCGACCAACAACTCAGCAAGGA TTGGGAGGTTTAAAAACAGCTTCACGTGGACTCCCTCAAAGGCAAATACAAGACAAATCTTATT ATCTGGGAGTGTTGCGGGCCAAAATGACGGAGGTGAATGCAGAAATGGGAAAACTTACCAAGGGCAttgagaaaaataacaaggaaTTGCAAAGTCTACCGTCGTTGGAAAAGCGAGTGAAAGAAATGGCTACGGAAATAACAG ATTTGCAGAGCCAGGCTGCTGATTTGAATTTACTTCAAGAAAAGATAGCCATCAGTAGTGACGCCTCGCAAATGGAAATAGAACTTCAATCGTTGCTGATTCAGAATGAACGCGAAGCTCACGAAGCCGAAGATATATTTGAGATTGTCAAAGCAGTTAAAGAGAAAATTGCATCGTTAGAACGGGAGATTCAAATG GAAAACGATGAGGCAGAGAAGTTTGTAACATCTTTAGCACCAGAAGATCAAGAGAAATACTCGCAGTTAAAAACTGAGCAGAACAGATTAGCAAAGGAAGTTGAAAATACAACTACGCAGTTGACTGTACTGGAAGCTCGCGCTCGGAAATTGGAAGAAGAATTGCGTCTCTCACCC gttaaagaagaaatgtttCAACTGCGCCAGTCTCTATTTCAATTGGAAACCAAATACGAGCAGATGACTGAACAAGATGCAAAACGTCTGGATCCGGAAGGAGAGCGAGCTCAACTGGTGGCCAGTGTCAAAAGTGACAATGCCGAGGTGGCTGCTATGGAGCTACAAATCAAAGAAATCTTGGCCGAAACAGAGAGATTGCGAAATGAACTGCAAGAAGTTGACAAC ACGTACGAGGAGAGTCAGAGTGAAAGAGGCCAGAAATATCGAGACTTGCGAAAACGAGAGCAAGTCATGGATGAATTCTTGTCTTCATGGGAAGACAATTGTATCAGTGAAGTAGATCGTCTCAAAGAACTGGAGACTCTGATCACACAAACTTTGAACAAGATTGGCAAACAACAATCTCTAATGCAGCTAGTGCCCAG CATATCAGAATATTCAACTGCCAAGGAAGATTACCTGGTCAAAGAAGGGGAGCTAGAGAAATCACGAGCAACTGTTGAAGGCATTGCTGTTGAGTACCAGCGGTTGCAGAACAACTTGCAAAAA ATGGAAGACCTAGAAAACAAAGTCCAAAATGAATTGAAGATGCTAAAAGAACAGCTGGCCACAATCGAGATGAATTCCTTGAAATTCACTGGTGTAGACGATTTGCGGCACGAAgcggaagaaagaagaaatcggCTTCTGTTGGAACAGGAGGATTTAGCCGATAAGAAAAGTGAAATACAAGCTCGTGTTAGTCGATTGCAAGCACAGTGCGACAATCAACAG ATGGAGCTGGACAAAAACGAGACTCATGTAGCTCTCCATGTATTTGACGAAAAACTTCGTCtgcttgaagaagaaaacgagtccatTTCAAAGTACTTAACTGAAAACGAAGACCTTTGCAACGTAACAGCACGTCGTGAAACTACTATGGATGTAGTGAAAACGTACTTAGAAGGTTTGCAATTAATTTATACGTCAGCAAATTAA